The following coding sequences are from one Bos indicus x Bos taurus breed Angus x Brahman F1 hybrid chromosome 5, Bos_hybrid_MaternalHap_v2.0, whole genome shotgun sequence window:
- the DNAJC22 gene encoding dnaJ homolog subfamily C member 22, producing MAKGLLMTYTLWAVGGPAGLHHLYLGRDSHALLWMLTLGGGGLGWLWEFWMLPSFVAQANRAQEQRQGSGRGTPPLSLIRFVAQMIVGMYFGLVALISLSFMASFYIVGLPLAVGLGVLLVAAIGNQTSDLKNTLGAAFLTSPIFYGRPIAILPISLAASITAQKHRRYKPSVGSETLSVRLYRLGLAYLAFTGPLVHSVLCHTAVTLSYVADTLGSFLSWFSFFPLLGRLLESVLLLPFRAWKLLVGDHGISSSYFQEWEKLYEFVHSFQDEKRQLALQVFGLSEGATNEEIHGRYRELVKTWHPDHNRYQMEEAQRRFLEIQAAYEVLRQPRKPRGSWRSNATINTFKRVLGLPWWSSG from the exons ATGGCCAAGGGCCTCCTAATGACTTACACCCTCTGGGCTGTAGGGGGCCCTGCTGGTCTCCACCACCTATACCTGGGACGAGACAGCCATGCACTGCTCTGGATGCTTACCCTGGGGGGTGGTGGTCTAGGCTGGCTCTGGGAATTCTGGATGCTCCCAAGCTTTGTTGCTCAGGCCAACAGGGCCCAGGAGCAGAGGCAGGGCTCAGGAAGGGGGACACCCCCTCTAAGTCTCATTCGCTTTGTTGCCCAGATGATAGTGGGCATGTATTTTGGCCTTGTGGCTCTCATTAGCCTTTCCTTCATGGCCAGCTTCTATATTGTGGGCCTCCCACTGGCAGTTGGCTTAGGGGTCTTGCTGGTGGCTGCCATTGGCAACCAGACATCAGACCTAAAGAACACTCTAGGGGCAGCATTTCTTACTTCACCTATCTTCTATGGCCGCCCCATAGCCATCCTGCCCATCAGCTTGGCTGCCAGCATCACAGCCCAGAAGCATCGCCGCTACAAACCCTCAGTTGGGTCAGAGACGCTCAGCGTGCGGCTCTACCGCCTGGGCTTGGCTTACCTTGCTTTCACAGGCCCGTTAGTGCACAGTGTCCTCTGCCACACAGCTGTCACCCTCAGCTATGTGGCAGATACTCTTGGCTCCTTCTTGAGTTGGTTCAGCTTCTTCCCCCTCCTTGGGCGCCTTTTGGAGTCTGTCCTCCTTCTGCCTTTCCGAGCCTGGAAGCTGCTGGTAGGAGATCATGGCATCAGCAGCAGCTACTTCCAAGAGTGGGAGAAGCTCTATGAGTTTGTTCACAGTTTTCAGGATGAGAAGCGTCAGCTGGCTCTCCAG GTTTTTGGTCTCTCAGAGGGGgcaacaaatgaagaaatacatgGCAGATACCGGGAGCTAGTGAAGACCTGGCACCCTGACCACAATCGGTACCAGATGGAGGAAGCTCAGAGGCGCTTCCTGGAGATCCAGGCTGCGTATGAAGTCCTGAGGCAGCCCAGGAAGCCCAGGGGATCCTGGAG GAGCAATGCTACAATAAATACCTTTAAACgtgtactgggacttccctggtggtccagtggttga